A stretch of DNA from Cannabis sativa cultivar Pink pepper isolate KNU-18-1 chromosome X, ASM2916894v1, whole genome shotgun sequence:
CCAATATAGATTGTTGGATAAGAGTCATTagacataatttttttagtgcaaTTGGCCGCACTAATGGTCTTTCTATCATTTCACGGGGAACAATATCGTCGTCCTCACAAGTGATTTCGCTTGTTGTCACTGAAAGTTGAAGATCACCATTGTCATAGATTGTTGTcctttcaaaatataaagtcCAAAACCAGTATTCATAAAAGCAAAAAAGAAACGTGTGCCTTAGaacataaataaaattccaaaaagaTACATTTGTAACTAGATAAGAAAAAAGTATGAACAGTTCTTCACGTATTGTTTCCATATTCATAGTTTGGTCACGTGAATACATGATATGATTTTTAAAGGCAAATTCCcaacattttctttcaaatgaATAGTGCTTGTTTCAATCTTAGTGAAACTGGTTTTCTGAAAATGTGAGGTTAagaaaaagttttggtcccctAAGCATTTTACTGATAGTATAACGACATTAGTCTTTTGTATCATCTGATTTCAATTGTAATTCAAAATGTCTCATAAGCCCTCAGAGACAAATTTAGAGACCCCATTAACCACAAAGTTGGGTTGGCAACCAAAGGTACCTACGAACAACCAATAGTACAAAAATCCTTGTAAGaggaaaaaattattatagctACTAACATTTTCCCTTCTAGATGTAGCTATGAATTTGAAATGGATGACGGATTTTGTTACAAACTATTTTTATACAACACAAATCATAAAAGTACAAAGATGTCCCAAGCGAGCTTCCTAGATTTCTTGCTATACAACAAAGTTGCACTAACAAATACTAGACGAGTCTAAACAGTCATTTACAGCTCATTAACACAGAGTTGATTAAGTGCATAAGAAGGCGAATGTTGTTGATATCTGAAGCTGAAGTGGTAGATTGATTGCGATGATATTCAAGTGTTTGGTAAACTTTTTCAAAGATTGGCCGGACATGCAATGCAATCAAGGGATCCGTTGGATTTATGGCCACAGCCACATCTGTCATCCATGCCAACTTTCTCGACATGTCATTGTTTATGTCGCATGCCAATTGTTGGAGAAGAGCCAGTACAACTCCTTGGCTTAATGGCAGTGGCACCAGTGACATGATTCCTGGTAAATCAACCTGAGAACACAACCAAGAAACTATGGAAACATCACTTCTGTGGAGGGCTCCTGTAAATGCTTCCTCAAATTTGCGCTCAGCGATCAACCTTGATAATTCCTTAATAGGATCAACCGGTGATTCTGCCATTTCATGTACACTAGAAAGTGGACCATTGCTCAACTGTGTTGTCAAGGAATTCGGTCCTTTTGAGCTAGCACCTGCAGCTGCAAACGCCATCAGTTTACATAGGCCTTCAGCTAATTCTCCACTTAAGGTTCGAGTGATCATTGATGCTGAATTAATTACATCCCTCAGAGCAGCAGCTAGTGGAGAATGTGTGGACTCAAATTGCTGCTGAGTACCACTTGTATGTTTAACAAACCCTTTCTGAAATGCATCATCAACATGATATACTGGCACTGTAACGAAACAACATAGACTTGTACCAAACATACTGGCACTGTAACCAAACAAAATCTTTGCAAaacataaaatactaaaaagatAATAGGTGCTCCCTACAAGATATTGAACCTGAAACCTCATGGGAGTGAACCATAAACATAATTATTCAGCTCTACCTTGTGCATACCTTGCTTGCAACTAAAATCAGACACCTATTCTTGCAGAACAATCAAGACTTTGTTTGAAACATTAATAAATGCATAAATCAAccatgaaaaatgaaaaattgagTCAAGTAAATAAATGGTTTATCACACAGGCAACTAACTGTCAGTATTAAGTTTTGTATTCTCTTTCTCACATACACAATTTTGTAATATGgtctttttatatatgtaataagaATACAGTCAATGATTAAGTGAATAATAGTGTTATCTCCTTATCTAcatttttatatcttttttcgtcagaaacaaaattatcatattAATACAGAAAATTGTGTAGGAAATGCAACCAATCATAGTTAAATAATGTCTCATCTAAAGAAGTACTAATCATGTAAATTTCTTGGCCTAAAGTCACCTATTGAGGATTCTCAAAGAATGttgaaatgaagaaaatttgagttttttttttccagctAGAAATAAAGTAAAGCAACACACAAAGGCTATAATTCAGAGGCAGCAAAGCATTCACAATCTTTGAATTTATAaaagttgaaaataaaaatcaCAAGTTTTGTAGAGAACACACGAAGTTTTAAGGCTGAAAACAACATACCTGAATTGCTAAACTGTTCCCAGCATGTTTCCCTCCACTTATAACAGTGAAACCAAGGAGTCAAATTGGTTTTTCCAGAAAGATCAGCAATGTGTTTGAAGAATTGAACTCTGACATCATCTTTCAAGTAAATAAATGGATAATGAAAATCGAGGATTGGTTTGAAAGATGACATTTTTAAGCTTTCCGTATAAACAAAACAccgataaaaataaaaatccccAAACACCCACACATGGAGATACCCAATTCATAAAAGTAGGATTCCAGTTTCATCAAATACACTATAATAGAGCTAATGCTTTTTCATGGTTATAGAAAAAAGGGGATTGTGCGGGTTGTACCTGAGATCCTTCTCGTCGAAGCTAATGGCAAGCTTTATTCTTAAGAACCCTCTTCTTTCTGTGGAGTTTTCGAGACGAAACGGCCGGAATCTGCTTTTCGTTCGACCTCTTTTCCCAGCTTGTGTGTGCTgagaaattt
This window harbors:
- the LOC133031757 gene encoding enhancer of mRNA-decapping protein 4-like; protein product: MITRTLSGELAEGLCKLMAFAAAGASSKGPNSLTTQLSNGPLSSVHEMAESPVDPIKELSRLIAERKFEEAFTGALHRSDVSIVSWLCSQVDLPGIMSLVPLPLSQGVVLALLQQLACDINNDMSRKLAWMTDVAVAINPTDPLIALHVRPIFEKVYQTLEYHRNQSTTSASDINNIRLLMHLINSVLMSCK